From a region of the Defluviitalea raffinosedens genome:
- a CDS encoding helix-turn-helix domain-containing protein, with protein MNKQTTYKNVVGLRCLRNIKKQTNDLYLVHCGQQKCPPGYTYDHKIPNEHHLHFVLDGKGVLIVHNKVHHIKKDDIFIIPKGVPIQYFADSEDPWEYIWVTFDGTVASNYFSYAGLSDSNPVITSAIPTKVYLPLVQKILDANELTYANEIKRVGYLFEILGILIEAQSALNRNKNQYDYSSDAYIDYAMQYISLNYDHIKVSDIAKYIGINRSYLTHIFKKNLNISPQKYLLNYRLKKAAELIRTTNMSIQDIAVKVGYENPLTFSKMFKQVYGVSPKHYRYQNS; from the coding sequence GTGAATAAGCAAACAACATATAAAAATGTGGTGGGTTTGCGTTGTTTAAGAAATATAAAGAAGCAAACCAATGATTTATACCTGGTGCACTGCGGTCAACAAAAATGTCCTCCTGGATATACTTATGACCATAAAATTCCCAACGAACACCACTTGCATTTTGTACTGGACGGAAAAGGGGTATTGATTGTTCATAATAAAGTCCATCATATTAAAAAAGATGATATATTCATTATCCCTAAAGGGGTTCCGATCCAATACTTTGCGGACAGTGAAGACCCATGGGAATATATCTGGGTAACCTTTGACGGTACAGTTGCATCCAATTATTTTTCCTATGCCGGGCTTTCAGACAGTAATCCTGTGATTACCTCTGCTATTCCCACCAAAGTATATTTGCCGCTGGTTCAAAAAATCCTGGATGCCAATGAACTGACCTACGCCAATGAAATCAAACGGGTTGGATATTTGTTTGAAATATTGGGGATTTTAATAGAAGCTCAAAGTGCCCTGAATCGTAATAAAAATCAATATGATTATTCCAGCGATGCTTATATTGATTATGCCATGCAGTATATCTCTTTAAATTATGACCATATTAAAGTCAGCGATATAGCAAAGTATATAGGCATTAACCGCTCTTATTTAACCCACATATTCAAAAAAAATCTCAATATTTCACCACAGAAATATTTACTCAACTACCGGCTGAAAAAGGCTGCAGAATTGATTCGTACAACCAATATGTCCATCCAGGACATCGCTGTAAAAGTTGGATATGAAAATCCTCTTACATTTTCCAAGATGTTTAAGCAGGTTTATGGTGTTTCACCTAAGCATTACAGATATCAAAATTCATAA
- a CDS encoding carbohydrate ABC transporter permease, which produces MFILPTVIGLIILNIIPIFRTLYQSFFKTGAFGKGNIFVGLENYRKMFNDEAVWQALINTFKYAIVEVPFSIAIALVLAVLLNREIKGRTIYRTTYFLPMVAAPAAIAMVWRWLYNSEFGLINHILNSLGLPSVNWISDPKIAYISIAIVGIWSVIGYNMVLFLAGLQEIPTDYYEAAEIDGASAVKQFFSITIPLISPTMFFVTVTRVIAALQVFDSIYMMIGITNPALYKTQSLVYLFYKYSFVEYNRGYGSAIVMLLLAIIMIITAIQVICQKKWVNYN; this is translated from the coding sequence ATGTTTATTTTACCCACGGTGATCGGACTAATTATATTGAACATCATACCTATTTTTCGGACATTATATCAAAGTTTTTTTAAAACAGGAGCCTTTGGGAAGGGTAATATCTTTGTAGGATTAGAAAATTATCGAAAGATGTTTAATGATGAAGCGGTATGGCAGGCATTAATCAATACTTTTAAATATGCAATTGTAGAAGTTCCTTTTTCAATTGCCATAGCTTTGGTTCTGGCAGTTCTTCTTAATCGCGAAATAAAAGGACGAACTATTTATCGAACCACATACTTTTTACCTATGGTAGCAGCACCAGCAGCAATTGCTATGGTCTGGCGATGGCTGTATAATTCAGAGTTTGGATTAATAAATCATATCCTGAATTCATTAGGATTACCTTCTGTAAACTGGATTTCTGATCCCAAGATTGCATACATCTCTATTGCTATTGTGGGCATATGGTCTGTTATCGGGTACAATATGGTACTTTTCCTGGCAGGACTACAGGAGATTCCAACGGATTACTATGAAGCAGCAGAGATAGATGGAGCCAGTGCGGTAAAGCAATTCTTTTCAATTACAATACCACTGATTTCTCCAACCATGTTTTTTGTTACGGTTACTAGAGTCATAGCAGCTCTGCAGGTATTTGATTCAATTTATATGATGATTGGTATTACCAATCCGGCGCTTTATAAGACACAGAGTCTGGTGTATTTATTCTATAAATATTCCTTTGTTGAATATAACAGGGGCTATGGTTCAGCAATCGTAATGTTACTTCTGGCGATTATTATGATTATTACAGCCATTCAAGTCATCTGCCAGAAAAAATGGGTTAACTATAATTAG
- a CDS encoding AraC family transcriptional regulator, with amino-acid sequence MGYKKNLSIYYCGMEECKPGHSFGPAIRPHYLMHFVLRGKGIYQVKGKEFKVNKGEAFLIRPQDVTYYEADLEDPWEYVWIAFDGEEADAILEEYQLLEDKFICQIDESKDSALYLRKIAEAFLNRYDERELMGYFYLIISSIKKEKSEQKRDYDKSYLDKAISYIRYNYSYNINVSDIARHVGIERTYLYKIFMRYQKMSPKQYLTRYRLLAAKDMLGNTKYTITEIALSCGFHNSSMFSKSFQKEEKISPSQFRKQLLEADQ; translated from the coding sequence ATGGGATATAAGAAAAACTTAAGTATCTATTATTGCGGTATGGAAGAGTGCAAACCAGGACACTCCTTCGGACCGGCCATAAGACCTCATTATTTGATGCATTTTGTTTTAAGGGGAAAAGGCATTTATCAGGTGAAAGGTAAAGAATTTAAAGTTAATAAGGGAGAAGCCTTTTTGATTAGGCCCCAGGATGTTACATATTATGAAGCCGATCTGGAGGACCCGTGGGAATATGTGTGGATTGCATTTGATGGAGAAGAAGCAGATGCTATTTTAGAGGAATATCAGTTATTAGAAGACAAATTTATATGCCAGATCGACGAATCTAAAGATTCGGCGCTTTACTTGAGAAAAATTGCAGAGGCCTTTTTAAACCGATATGATGAAAGAGAACTCATGGGATATTTTTATTTAATTATTTCTTCAATTAAGAAAGAAAAATCCGAGCAAAAAAGAGATTATGACAAAAGTTACCTGGATAAAGCCATATCTTATATTCGGTATAATTACAGTTATAACATTAATGTAAGTGATATCGCCCGACATGTAGGGATCGAGCGAACTTACTTATATAAAATCTTTATGCGCTATCAGAAGATGTCCCCAAAGCAGTATCTGACCAGATACCGGCTGCTGGCAGCCAAAGATATGCTCGGCAATACAAAATATACGATTACTGAGATTGCTTTATCCTGTGGTTTTCATAACAGTTCCATGTTCAGTAAAAGCTTTCAGAAGGAGGAGAAGATTTCACCATCACAGTTTCGGAAGCAGTTACTGGAAGCTGATCAGTGA
- a CDS encoding methyl-accepting chemotaxis protein, whose product MGGKKFRSKEAKKTDFWLNPLQNISIAQKLIVSFILLSTIPLFLIAGFSYIKAEKTVRDKVGFYSKKMVEQTAANIDLKLKEIENISMIITSNTEIMDAIEKDMYTSISEKVSDEKKIENTLFSIINSNKYIKTANIYKENGTVYGSDLSVTSGESKFVLQKEMGNQFIEMVKASNGKPMWITGFNDSYENIYLVRPVKKSITSEQTAALVLSINSKEINSTFGESESGYSADIILLNENEQIIAHTDAEKLGTKLSDIDFDAIYSNNISGNLMDQSHVISYATTQTGWKVVTVELIESLMEEMTAVQRGIILMVISCTLISVVVGVTISIGISRPLKSIMKLMSRVEQGDLTAQSPIKGNNEIGKLSYSFNKMIQNVRNLIIAADHVTKNVEKDAGTIKNVSAQSAIAAGEVTNAINELAEGAQSQAKEAEETNALMDRLASNINSVVKKIEDMMKVITYIEEAISDSSHTMVSLNDKTIRTIESFTQVNHHIQELSQETKEIINVVKVINQISEQINLLSLNAAIEAARAGEAGRGFAVVAEEIRKLAVETNQSTEMISKIVSNIQQKTNNTVSVVNVSGETLEEEKQIVFQTEHAFHKTADYIKDLIGQIEEIRMKMKHMESQKEQAVEAIERITAIVQESSASIEEVNATSEEQNTLSEQLANLASDLGDAVTRLNQSLSIFKV is encoded by the coding sequence ATGGGAGGGAAAAAATTTAGATCAAAAGAAGCGAAGAAAACGGACTTTTGGCTTAATCCGTTACAAAATATAAGTATTGCTCAAAAGCTCATAGTCTCTTTTATATTGTTAAGCACGATACCGCTCTTTTTGATTGCAGGATTTTCCTATATAAAAGCAGAGAAGACGGTCAGAGATAAGGTGGGATTTTATTCAAAGAAAATGGTAGAGCAGACAGCTGCCAATATTGATTTGAAATTAAAAGAAATCGAAAACATTTCGATGATCATTACTTCCAATACTGAGATCATGGATGCTATAGAAAAAGATATGTATACGAGTATTTCGGAAAAAGTCAGTGATGAGAAAAAGATAGAGAATACCTTATTTTCCATTATAAATTCTAATAAATATATTAAAACTGCCAATATTTACAAAGAAAATGGAACAGTATACGGTTCTGACTTATCCGTAACATCTGGAGAAAGTAAATTTGTGCTTCAAAAAGAAATGGGGAATCAATTTATAGAGATGGTAAAAGCTTCGAATGGGAAGCCTATGTGGATTACAGGGTTTAATGACTCTTATGAAAACATTTATTTGGTAAGGCCTGTGAAAAAGTCCATTACTTCTGAACAGACGGCAGCATTAGTCCTTTCTATTAACAGCAAAGAAATCAACTCAACCTTTGGAGAATCAGAATCTGGTTATTCTGCGGATATTATACTGTTGAACGAGAATGAGCAGATTATTGCTCATACGGATGCAGAGAAATTAGGAACTAAGTTATCAGATATCGATTTTGATGCCATCTATAGTAATAATATCTCCGGTAATTTAATGGACCAGAGCCATGTAATCAGTTATGCAACGACACAAACTGGGTGGAAGGTAGTAACAGTAGAACTTATTGAGTCGCTAATGGAAGAAATGACAGCAGTCCAGCGCGGCATTATTTTGATGGTAATCTCATGTACATTGATTTCTGTTGTTGTGGGAGTAACTATCTCGATTGGTATATCCAGGCCTTTAAAAAGTATTATGAAGCTTATGTCAAGAGTAGAGCAGGGAGATTTAACTGCCCAATCCCCTATTAAAGGCAATAATGAAATCGGGAAATTATCCTATAGCTTTAATAAAATGATCCAAAATGTGAGAAATTTAATCATCGCAGCAGATCATGTTACAAAAAATGTAGAGAAAGATGCTGGTACAATCAAAAATGTTTCTGCCCAATCAGCCATTGCAGCAGGAGAGGTTACCAATGCAATCAATGAACTGGCAGAAGGAGCCCAGAGTCAGGCTAAAGAAGCAGAAGAGACAAATGCTTTAATGGATCGATTAGCAAGCAATATCAATAGTGTTGTAAAAAAGATTGAAGATATGATGAAGGTCATTACATACATTGAAGAAGCCATAAGTGATTCAAGCCATACGATGGTCAGTCTAAATGATAAAACAATCCGTACCATAGAGTCCTTTACTCAAGTAAACCATCACATACAAGAATTAAGTCAGGAAACAAAAGAAATCATTAATGTTGTAAAGGTGATCAATCAAATCAGCGAGCAGATCAACCTTCTTTCGCTAAACGCAGCTATAGAAGCAGCCCGGGCCGGAGAAGCCGGAAGGGGTTTTGCAGTAGTTGCTGAAGAAATTCGTAAATTAGCTGTAGAAACCAATCAATCTACTGAAATGATCAGTAAGATTGTATCCAATATCCAGCAAAAAACCAATAATACTGTATCGGTTGTTAATGTTTCAGGAGAGACCCTGGAAGAAGAAAAGCAAATCGTATTTCAGACAGAGCATGCTTTCCATAAAACTGCAGATTATATAAAGGATTTAATCGGGCAAATAGAAGAAATCAGAATGAAAATGAAACATATGGAGTCTCAGAAAGAACAGGCAGTAGAAGCCATTGAACGCATAACTGCCATCGTCCAAGAGTCTTCAGCATCTATAGAAGAAGTCAATGCCACCAGTGAGGAACAGAATACATTATCAGAACAATTGGCAAACCTGGCAAGTGATTTAGGAGATGCGGTTACGAGACTCAATCAGTCGTTGTCTATTTTCAAGGTTTAG
- a CDS encoding LacI family DNA-binding transcriptional regulator yields the protein MVTIKELAQRAGVSPTTVSNVLHGRTNKVSVETLQRVEKVIKEANYVSNMGARLLANNGSKIIGVLINYGREDLSSPVQDPFFSELVGALEGEIRTQGYYMMLYMARNVEENLKMALAWNVEGLIAVGFDADACAKMKQNTQKPIVFIDCYFHEDDLLYTNVGLQDKEGGYEMTKYLLDNGHRKIAFLADRRNPIGVDGERLAGYKLALKERGIEFQKEDFIFIGHNKEERTKVLDGIVKNVIGKYTALFFASDFYAANAIYYFNDHNINVPEDISVVGFDDNVYATLCRPMLTTMHQDVTQKATIAIQYIRDLIAGKKIEIHDIKLPTRLVIRNSVKTI from the coding sequence ATGGTTACGATCAAGGAATTGGCACAAAGAGCAGGGGTGTCTCCTACAACGGTGTCGAATGTACTGCATGGAAGAACCAATAAGGTTTCTGTAGAAACACTGCAAAGAGTAGAGAAAGTGATTAAAGAAGCAAATTACGTTTCAAATATGGGAGCCAGATTGTTAGCCAATAATGGTTCCAAGATTATTGGCGTTCTTATTAATTACGGCAGAGAGGATCTTAGCAGCCCTGTACAAGATCCTTTTTTCAGTGAATTGGTAGGTGCATTGGAAGGAGAAATCAGAACTCAGGGTTATTATATGATGTTATACATGGCAAGAAATGTTGAAGAAAATTTAAAAATGGCACTGGCCTGGAATGTTGAGGGTTTAATTGCGGTGGGGTTTGATGCAGATGCTTGTGCAAAAATGAAGCAAAATACCCAAAAACCCATTGTATTTATTGATTGTTACTTCCATGAAGATGATCTTCTTTATACCAATGTGGGTCTTCAAGATAAAGAAGGCGGCTATGAAATGACAAAGTATCTATTGGATAACGGACATCGAAAAATTGCTTTTTTGGCAGACAGAAGAAATCCGATTGGAGTAGATGGAGAACGATTGGCAGGGTACAAACTTGCATTGAAAGAAAGAGGTATTGAGTTTCAAAAAGAAGATTTTATATTTATTGGTCATAACAAAGAGGAAAGAACAAAAGTTTTAGATGGAATTGTTAAAAATGTCATAGGAAAATATACTGCTCTGTTTTTTGCTTCTGATTTTTACGCTGCCAATGCAATTTACTATTTTAATGATCATAACATAAATGTTCCGGAGGATATTTCAGTTGTTGGATTTGACGATAATGTCTATGCAACTTTATGCCGCCCTATGCTGACTACAATGCACCAGGATGTGACACAGAAAGCCACCATTGCAATCCAGTATATCAGAGATTTAATCGCAGGGAAAAAGATCGAAATTCATGATATTAAACTGCCAACGAGATTGGTTATAAGAAACAGCGTAAAAACCATTTAA
- a CDS encoding alpha-glucosidase/alpha-galactosidase: MVKITFMGAGSTVFAKNVLGDCMCTPSLCDAEIALYDIDENRLKDSEIILSAINKNVNQGRAKIKTYLGVQNRKEALRGATFVVNAIQVGGYDPCTIIDFEIPKKYGLRQTIGDTLGIGGIMRALRTIPVMEEFAHDIEEVCPDALFLNYTNPMAMLTGYMQRYTNVKTIGLCHSVQICSETLLKSLGMEDKLEGRKELIAGINHMGWLLEIKDKYGNDLYPEIKKRAAAKNATEKHSDMVRFEYIKHLGYYCTESSEHNAEYNPFYIKSKYPELIDAYNIPLDEYPRRCIEQIENWEKDKAAILNNGQITHTRSVEYASYIMESILTNKPYKIGGNVLNTGLIDNLPSDACVEVPCLVDGRGITPCHVGRLPVQLAAMNMTNINVQLLTIEAAVTKDRQYIYQAAMLDPHTSSELSIDDIVKMCDELIEAHGDYMKHFHLK; this comes from the coding sequence ATGGTAAAGATTACTTTTATGGGAGCCGGAAGTACTGTTTTTGCAAAGAATGTATTAGGTGACTGTATGTGTACACCATCACTTTGCGACGCTGAAATCGCACTCTACGATATTGATGAAAATCGTTTAAAGGATTCTGAAATCATTCTTTCTGCAATCAACAAAAACGTTAATCAGGGAAGGGCAAAAATAAAAACCTATCTCGGGGTTCAAAACCGTAAAGAGGCCCTAAGAGGTGCAACTTTTGTAGTCAATGCCATTCAAGTGGGTGGATATGATCCTTGCACCATTATTGATTTTGAAATTCCGAAAAAATATGGTTTAAGACAAACCATAGGAGATACTTTAGGCATTGGCGGCATTATGAGAGCCCTTCGCACGATCCCTGTGATGGAAGAATTTGCTCACGACATAGAAGAAGTATGTCCCGATGCATTGTTCTTAAACTATACCAATCCCATGGCAATGTTGACAGGATATATGCAGCGTTATACAAATGTCAAAACTATCGGATTGTGCCACAGTGTCCAGATATGTTCTGAAACATTATTAAAATCCCTTGGCATGGAAGATAAACTGGAAGGCCGAAAGGAATTAATCGCAGGTATCAATCATATGGGCTGGCTTCTTGAAATCAAAGACAAATACGGTAATGATCTTTATCCTGAAATCAAAAAACGCGCTGCTGCTAAGAATGCCACAGAAAAACATTCAGACATGGTGCGTTTTGAATACATAAAGCATCTGGGATATTACTGTACAGAATCCAGCGAACACAATGCTGAGTATAACCCATTTTATATAAAATCAAAATACCCTGAATTGATCGATGCTTATAATATTCCTTTGGATGAATATCCCAGAAGATGCATCGAACAGATTGAAAACTGGGAAAAAGACAAAGCAGCGATTTTGAATAATGGCCAAATCACCCATACTCGTTCTGTTGAATATGCTTCTTATATCATGGAATCAATCCTTACGAATAAACCTTATAAAATAGGCGGAAATGTATTAAATACAGGCCTTATTGATAATCTTCCTTCAGATGCCTGCGTAGAAGTACCTTGTCTTGTGGATGGCAGAGGAATAACCCCTTGTCATGTGGGAAGATTACCTGTACAGTTGGCAGCTATGAATATGACAAATATCAATGTTCAATTGCTCACCATAGAAGCTGCAGTAACCAAAGATCGCCAATACATTTATCAGGCAGCTATGTTAGATCCCCATACCTCTTCAGAGCTAAGCATTGACGATATCGTAAAAATGTGTGATGAATTAATTGAAGCTCACGGAGATTATATGAAACATTTTCACCTGAAATAA
- a CDS encoding glycoside hydrolase family 13 protein translates to MDKKWWKESVVYQIYPRSFKDSNGDGIGDLKGIIEKLDYLKELGIDVIWLSPIYKSPNDDNGYDISDYRDIMDEFGTLEDFDTLLEEAHKRGIKIVMDLVVNHTSDEHKWFIESRKSKDNPYRDYYIWREKSADGGPPNNWGSVFGGSAWEYDANTDMYYLHLFSRKQPDLNWDNPKVREEVFDMMTWWLDKGIDGFRMDVISMISKTPEMPDGEVKNGLYGDPFPYCVHGPHVHEYLQEMNKRVLSKYDIMTVGETAGVTVEEAKKYAGYDRSELNMVFHFEHMDLTHGEHGKWSNKRFKLTDLKEVMNRWQKGLAGKAWNSLYLSNHDQPRAVSRFGNDSEEYREVSAKMLATFLHMHQGTPYVYQGEELGMTNVSFDSIEDYRDIETLNAYDELINKKGLDKDLVMDYIHHVSRDNARTPMQWDDSTNAGFTAGTPWINVNPNYKWINAKSQVHDPNSVFNYYKRLIELRKEHDIIVYGDFELLLPDSEEIYAFVRTLGDEKLLIVCNFTDKHVEFEIPEAMKGSKKEILISNYDADSIDTTEEKATLRAYEARVYKM, encoded by the coding sequence ATGGATAAGAAGTGGTGGAAAGAAAGCGTCGTATATCAGATTTATCCCAGAAGTTTTAAGGATAGTAATGGAGACGGCATAGGTGATTTAAAAGGTATTATAGAAAAGCTGGATTATTTAAAAGAGCTGGGCATAGATGTGATCTGGCTTTCTCCGATCTATAAATCTCCTAATGATGATAATGGGTATGATATTAGCGATTATCGTGATATTATGGATGAGTTCGGAACTTTGGAAGACTTTGATACTTTACTGGAAGAAGCCCATAAAAGAGGTATTAAAATCGTTATGGATTTAGTTGTCAACCATACTTCGGATGAACATAAATGGTTTATAGAAAGCAGAAAATCCAAAGATAATCCTTACAGAGACTATTACATATGGAGAGAGAAATCAGCGGATGGAGGTCCTCCGAACAACTGGGGTTCTGTATTTGGAGGGTCAGCATGGGAATATGATGCAAATACCGATATGTACTACCTGCATTTGTTCTCCAGAAAGCAGCCGGATCTGAACTGGGATAATCCTAAAGTTCGTGAAGAAGTATTTGATATGATGACATGGTGGCTGGATAAAGGTATTGACGGATTCAGAATGGATGTAATCAGTATGATTTCAAAGACCCCTGAAATGCCTGACGGCGAAGTAAAAAACGGACTTTATGGAGATCCATTCCCTTATTGTGTTCATGGCCCGCATGTTCATGAATATTTGCAGGAAATGAATAAAAGAGTACTTTCAAAATATGATATTATGACTGTTGGGGAAACTGCCGGAGTAACTGTAGAGGAAGCAAAAAAATATGCCGGCTATGACCGCTCTGAATTAAACATGGTTTTCCATTTCGAACACATGGATTTAACCCATGGAGAACACGGCAAATGGAGCAATAAACGATTCAAACTGACAGATTTAAAAGAAGTAATGAATCGATGGCAAAAGGGTCTTGCCGGAAAGGCCTGGAACAGTTTGTATCTGAGTAATCACGATCAGCCGAGGGCTGTTTCACGCTTTGGAAATGACTCTGAAGAGTATAGAGAAGTATCTGCTAAGATGTTGGCAACCTTTCTTCATATGCATCAGGGAACACCTTATGTCTATCAGGGAGAAGAACTTGGTATGACCAATGTAAGTTTTGACTCCATAGAAGATTACAGAGATATTGAGACTCTTAATGCTTATGATGAGTTAATCAATAAGAAAGGTTTGGACAAAGATTTGGTGATGGATTATATCCATCATGTCAGCAGAGATAATGCAAGAACACCAATGCAGTGGGATGACAGCACCAATGCCGGATTTACTGCAGGCACTCCCTGGATTAATGTAAATCCAAATTATAAGTGGATCAATGCTAAGTCCCAGGTCCATGACCCAAATTCAGTATTCAATTATTATAAAAGGCTTATTGAGTTAAGAAAAGAGCATGACATTATTGTTTATGGAGATTTTGAGCTTTTATTGCCTGACAGCGAAGAAATTTATGCTTTTGTCAGAACCCTGGGCGATGAAAAATTATTGATTGTATGCAACTTTACAGACAAACATGTAGAATTTGAAATACCAGAAGCGATGAAAGGAAGCAAAAAAGAAATCTTAATTTCAAACTATGATGCGGACAGTATTGACACAACAGAAGAAAAAGCAACTTTAAGGGCATATGAGGCCAGAGTATATAAAATGTAG
- a CDS encoding ABC transporter substrate-binding protein: MVFKKLMAGLLSLAMVFSLTACGGGSSKNTSTQEQGTTTQDTTKESSASSGKTLTVAIWDTNQEPGLTQIINDFTAETGIKAQIQVTPWDQYWTMLEAGATGGSLPDVFWMHSNEIAKYSQYEMLLDLTDRIKSSDKVDLSKFPQDIVEIYNWDGKQYAVPKDIDTIALWYNKTMFDEAGLEYPNENWTWDDFREACKKLTKPDGSQYGYAIDPSNNQDGWYNMVYAMGGEIISADKKSSGFDKEGTIKAIEFVTDLVKQGYTPNYETMTENSANALFEAGKVAMITMGSWMLPELCNNDYVKEHGDIAVLPKDAATGRRISIYNGLGWAASANTSMPEEAWKLIEYFGSKEAQQKQSDLGIVISAYEGTTSNWINAYPNFNLQAYLDMMGDLVIRPYSRSTVVWENMSKEKLISAWTGEKEARDVCLEIAQEMNAYLAQE; the protein is encoded by the coding sequence ATGGTATTTAAAAAATTAATGGCGGGGCTCTTAAGTTTGGCAATGGTATTTTCATTGACTGCATGCGGTGGAGGAAGCAGCAAGAATACATCGACACAAGAGCAAGGAACTACAACTCAAGATACCACAAAAGAAAGCAGCGCTTCATCTGGAAAAACACTTACAGTGGCAATTTGGGATACAAACCAAGAACCAGGATTAACACAGATTATTAATGATTTTACTGCAGAAACCGGAATTAAAGCTCAGATTCAAGTTACCCCATGGGATCAATACTGGACCATGCTTGAAGCAGGGGCTACAGGTGGTTCACTTCCAGATGTCTTTTGGATGCACTCCAATGAAATAGCAAAATATAGTCAATATGAAATGCTACTGGACTTAACAGATAGAATTAAATCCAGCGATAAAGTTGACTTAAGTAAATTTCCTCAAGATATTGTAGAAATATATAATTGGGATGGTAAGCAGTATGCCGTGCCAAAAGATATCGATACAATAGCTCTTTGGTATAATAAGACCATGTTTGATGAAGCAGGTCTGGAATATCCAAATGAAAACTGGACCTGGGATGATTTTAGGGAAGCTTGCAAAAAACTGACAAAGCCTGATGGCAGTCAATATGGATATGCTATCGATCCATCCAATAACCAGGACGGATGGTACAACATGGTTTATGCTATGGGTGGAGAAATTATTTCAGCCGACAAAAAGAGTTCAGGATTTGATAAAGAAGGAACCATCAAGGCAATTGAATTTGTTACAGATCTTGTAAAACAAGGCTACACACCAAATTATGAAACAATGACAGAAAACAGTGCCAATGCTTTATTTGAAGCAGGAAAAGTGGCAATGATTACAATGGGATCCTGGATGCTTCCAGAACTTTGCAACAATGATTATGTAAAAGAACATGGAGATATTGCAGTTTTACCTAAAGATGCAGCAACAGGAAGAAGAATTTCCATTTACAATGGCCTTGGATGGGCTGCATCCGCTAATACCAGCATGCCTGAAGAAGCATGGAAATTAATCGAATACTTTGGTTCTAAAGAAGCACAGCAAAAACAGTCTGACTTAGGAATAGTAATTTCTGCATACGAAGGAACTACAAGCAATTGGATCAATGCGTATCCTAATTTTAACCTTCAGGCTTATTTGGATATGATGGGAGACCTGGTAATCAGACCTTATTCCAGATCTACAGTAGTATGGGAAAACATGAGTAAAGAAAAATTAATATCAGCTTGGACAGGAGAAAAAGAAGCAAGAGACGTTTGTCTGGAAATTGCCCAGGAAATGAATGCATATTTAGCACAGGAATAA